The nucleotide sequence CCTGATACTTTCCTTCGGTTTCAGAATTAACGCAGTTCCGCAGTTCGAACCGGTATCCGTGTTTCAGGCCGGACGCGAGATTGTCCTCGATCAACTGCGCGTGATCAGCCGCCGGTGTCGATGTGCCGATGCCACCCAAGTCCGACAAAGAGCATGTAAATCCTGTCTGCGGGTACGTGGAGTGATAGGTAATCTCAGCAGAGTTGATCGTCCTCACTCCCTCCACTGCGGCCGTTTCGTTGGCGACCATCCTCGCACGGAGCAAATTTGGAATCGCAATCGCCGCGATGATCAGGATGAACGGGATGATCGCGAACGCTCCATATCCCATCACCAGGCCAGCGGTGGCCATGCCGTCGCCCTTGAGACGGCCATTGCTCTTACGGATTTCTGAACGGGACATGTGTCCGAGGACGATGGCCGCGATTCCGATCGGAAATAGCAGCAGGCCAAAGATTCCCGTCACCATGCTGGCCAGCGCCTTGCCACTGGTTTCTCCGCCTCCAGCCTGCGGCTGCACTGGCGGAGGAATCGGTTGCTGCGGCGATGCTGCAAACGCCTGCCCGCATTGATCGCAGAACTTACTACCTTCCCGAACGGCAGTACCGCATTTGTCGCAGAACATGGCTTAGCCTTTTTGTAGACACTTTGAAAATCAGGGCCAAGTTACTCTCGGAGAATGGTTGCGTCAAGTTACTCGCCTGCCGCCCCGGAAAGAGCGACGGCACCGCTGGCTTGCGCCGATATCTACGCGAACAAGAATTCCTTCGTGCGTAGATCTTTAATCGTATCCCGCAACTTTGCCGCCTTTTCAAACTCGAATCGCTTGGCGGCTTCACGCATGTCGCTCTCCAACTTTGCGATGTACGCTTCCAGGTCCTCTTGCGATTTGAATTCCGGCATGCCATCGGCTTCGGGACCGGTGAGATCGGTGTAGTCGGCGCCGATGATCGCGACCAGCGACATATCCAGCGGTCGCACGATCGACTCGGGAGTGATCCCATGTTCTTCGTTGTAGGCCTGCTGGATCGCCCGCCGGCGGTTGGTTTCGTCGAGCGCCTTTTTCATGGAGTCGGTCATACGATCGGCGTAGAGAATCGCTCGTCCATTCAGGTTGCGCGCACAGCGGCCGATGGTTTGAATCAGAGATCCGGCCGAGCGCAGGAAACCCTCTTTGTCCGCGTCGAGAATGGCGACCAGGGAAACTTCCGGCAGATCGAGGCCCTCGCGCAATAAGTTGATGCCGATAAGCACGTCGAATTCGCCCTTGCGCAAGTCGCGCAGAATTTTGACGCGCTCCAGCGTCTCGATCTCGGAGTGCATGTAGCGGCATTTCACTCCGACTTCGCCGTAATATTCCGTCAAGTCTTCGGACATGCGTTTCGTCAGCGTGGTGACCAGTACGCGTTCGTTAATTTCCGCGCGCCGCCGGATCTCGTGCAGCAAGTCGTCGATCTGACCTTTGACAGGACGTATTTCCACCGGCGGATCGATCAAGCCAGTAGGACGAATGATCTGCTCCACCACGACTCCTGCCGACTTCGTGAGTTCATAGGGACCGGGTGTCGCCGACACATAGACGAGCTGGTTGGTGCGATGTTCGAACTCTTCGAACGTCAGCGGTCGATTGTCGAGTGCCGAGGGCATTCGAAATCCATACTCGACCAACGTTTGTTTGCGTGACCGGTCGCCGTGATACATGCCATGCAGTTGCGGCACCGTCTGATGCGATTCGTCGATGAAGAGCAGGAAGTCGCGCGGGAAATAATCCAGAAGCGTGGGTGGCGGCTCTCCGGGCAGGCGTCCGGTGAAATGCCGCGAGTAGTTCTCGATCCCGTGGCAATAACCCATCGCCTTGATCATTTCCAGGTCATACATCACGCGCTGGTGAATCCGTTGTGCTTCGACCGCGCGTCCCTGCTTTTCCAGTTCCACTTCCCACCATGCCAGCTCAGCTTTAATCGAAGTAACGGCGGACTCGCGCGTCTCTTCTTTCATCACGTAGTGAGTCTTCGGATAAATCGGCAGCCGCATGTAGCGGTGCTTGACGGTGCCGAATAGAGGGTCGATCTGCGACAGCGACTCCACTTCGTCGCCGAACATTTCGACCCGGTATGCCATGTCGTCGTAGGTAGGGAAGACTTCGATCACGTCGCCGCGAACGCGGAACGTTCCGCGCCGGAAGTCGCCTTCCGTGCGCTCGTACAGTATGTCGACCAGCTTTCTAGTGATGTCGCCGCGTTTGATCTTCTGTCCTTTTTCAAGGAAGAGCATCATGCCGTAGTAGGCTTCGGGCGATCCCAATCCATAAATGCAGCTCACGGACGAGACGATCAGGACATCGCGCCGTTCGAACAGCGACCGGGTCGCCGAGAGGCGCAGCTTGTCGAGTTCATCATTGATGGTCGACTCCTTTTCGATATAAAGGTCGGCGGCCGGGACGTAAGCTTCGGGCTGGTAGTAGTCGTAATAGGAAACGAAATATTCCACCGCATTGTGCGGAAAAAAACTCTTGAACTCGTGATAGAGCTGTGCTGCCAGGGTCTTGTTGTGCGCCATCACGATGGCTGGGCGATTGGCCGCCTCAATCACTTTGGCCATGGTGTAGGTTTTGCCCGACCCGGTCACGCCCAGGAGAACCTGATGCTGTTCACGGTCAAAAATGCCGCGGGTCAAGCTCTGGATGGCGGTGCCCTGGTCACCCTGCGGCGTGTAGTCGGAGGTTAATTTGAAGTCCATGGAGTAGGTGTGATTTTAGATGAAGCGGTCGAGGAATCGGCGCAGCAATCGCGGGAAGATCGTCTCAACGCCCGGTAAGAATGCAAATCCTCCGTGTAATCATTTCGCCGTGAATCCGGCAGAACTGGCACTTTTGTCCTAAGGTATTTGTCTTAGAGCCTGAGCAAAACTTCCAAGCATATCCAGCATTATCCCGATTGAAGCAGTGTTTTCGCTGTAAACATGCGCTCTACACAATTTCACATAAAGTTAACGGATTCGCATAGATTTGGCCGCGAGGATGCAAGAGTAAGGGCACAGAACAGAATTTCAGGTGCGCACGGGACCCTGAGTGCTGCCCAGCGCACGGGCAGTATCCGTTGCGGCACCCGCGAGGTGCAGTGCATGGACCAACCGATCAGTCGAGTCGGACGCCGAGAGCAGCAGATCATAGACCTGCTTCTCCAGGGGTGCGACAACTCAGAAATTGCGCAGGACCTGAACATCGCCGAGCGCACCGTAAAAGCGCACTTCAACCGTTTGTTCCAGCGTTTCGGTATCCAGGGTGGTATCAAGCGCGTGAAGCTAGCGACAATGCTCTATAGGAGGCAATTATGGTCGGAGAAACAGTCAATCCCCGTGGCCCAAATCCCCGAGAACATGCCATCATCCAGCTCGTCGCTGAAGGCTGTAAGAACCGGGAAATTGCGGATTCCCTCGGGACTACCGAACACGTTATCAAGAACTACCTCCGCGTAATTTACGACAAGCTGGGCCTCTGGAATCGAGTGGAACTCGCGCTCTGGTATGAAGCCCGGCAGTATGAGCAGGCTTACCAGGCATAAGAACAGACAGCCCTCCCCACGAAGTTCTAGTGCGAGCCGCTGCAGGCACCCGAAAGGGTGCCTTTTTTTTGTCCGGTCCAAATTCTGACGATCCATCCACGCTAACGATCAGCTGCCGCCATCTCGGCGTGCCCCTCTTAGGCCCAATCGAGCAAATCCTAAAGTATTAATTTTCAATGGCATAGCTCGGGGAGCGAAAAGTTACCACTTGGGGATAGCCGCTCCATTGTTTCCGTGCGGCACCTAATGCACATTGCGTCCAGCGAATCGATTGTGCGGACTTGAACTCTCGTGTTTGGGTTCGGGTCCCTCGAAAGATTCGCGCTAATGGATGACTTGCATTACGCCACCGCTTGCAGCAGCGCTGCAAAATTTCACCGGCGGCGACCAAGGATGATTTTCCATGAAAACTACTCTCAGACTCGCTACCTACCTTCTCTTGACCTTCGCTATCGCCAGGCCCGGTTTCTCCATTGCTCCGCAGAATCTGGTTGCCGGAGTGGGGCCGATCACCAACATTGCCAACTGGTCCGGATACTCCGCGATGAGCGCGATTTCCGGTCCCGCAGTATTTCCTGTCACCAGTTCGACGACCGTGTTGTACATGGCGTTCACGCAAGGCAGCCAGGCCGATATCGGCAACATGGTCCTCTATCAGACGTCTGCCAGAGACCCCCAGATTGCCGCTGTGATCGCGGTCACCCTTAACGGTGTATCGAATCCGAGTATCAATCTCACCGATCCTGCGGTTTGCCCGGTGCAGCCTGTATCGGCCGCCAGCCCGTGCATCGTGAGACTCGATCCGATCGCGCTGCAACTGTCGGCAGCTTCCGACTACTACTTTGTGTCCTATTTTTCCGCAGACAGCAATAACCAGCAACTCGGTTTGTCCCAGCCCCATTTTTTGACTAGCAGTCTTACCGGCGGGTTCATTGGAATCGACACAACGCACCTGACGGTTGGCCAGTCCGTGTCGCCCGGCAACAGTGGGACCCCTTACGGGCTGATCGCGGTGATGAGCAATTAACCCATACGGAATTTCGATCGGTTGCCGTTTGCAGGTCTCTGCAAAATTCAACGGCTGCCGGGAAGGGACAACATCCATGAAGAACCGATTCAACTTCGCCTTGCCCGCTCTGCTCCTGTTGGCGATTGCAACGCAGGGTTGGGGACAGACCTCGCAGAACCTTGTTGCCGGCACAGGCGTAATCAACAGCGCAGCAACCTGGCAGGGATCATCTGCACTGAACTTGATCTCAGGGACCACCCTGCTTCCAATCACCAGCAAGACGACAGCACTTTACATCGCCTTCACCGCCGGCTCCGTTGTAGATATTGGCAAGATGGTGATGTACAGAACAACCGGGCGGAATAGCCTGACGATTGCAGGAGTGACGACGGTGAAGTACGGTGGCATCACCAATCCAACCATAAACCTTTCTGACCGGGCGATCTGCCCGGTGCAGCCCGTGTCACTCGCGCATCCTTGCTTCGTAAGGCTGGATACGGTGAAACTCAAACTCTCGCCGCTGCTGGATTACTATTTCGTCGCGTATTTTCCAAATAGCTCCAACAATGCGGCAGTCAATAGTGCCACGTCCCAGTTTTCTACGAGCACGCTCACGGGGGGCTTCGATCCGAAGGATGACACGAAGCTCAAAAAGGGCAATGCCGTGCCAGACGTCAACGACGGTCACTCATACTTCTTGGTGGGGGTGATGAATAACTAAGGAGAAACGGCGGCGAAAAAACGGCAATAATATACTTTCCGAATCAGGTTCTCGGGGGGATGATGGGGATGGGGGGGTGCGTTTGATAACCCCCCTAAAACTTATGTTCCTTACTTACCTTGACGATTCTGGGTCTGATAGAAAGTCTCCCGTTGTTCTCGTAGGGGCCGTTCTGATAAAGGACTCCATAATTCTAGAAATGGAAACCATAGGAGGACTCGTCATAGAACGATTTATCCCAGACGACAAAAAAGATGATTTTGTCGAGTTCCACGCTGGGGAATTATTCCATGGGAAAGGGATATTTGAAGGTATCGACGAACCCTCTCGCCATGGGGCCATCGCTGCCCTGCTACAACAGGTCGCAAGGTTCAAAATTCCTTGTATTTATTCAGCCGTTAAAAAGAGCGTTTTTGTAAATGGTGTTCTCGGGTCCGCCAGTCCGTTTGATGTCGCATTCAGGATGTGCAGTCTTGGCGTACAGCGCTATCTCACTACCAATAATGAGCACGAAACGGCACTATTTCTTTTTGACGATACTACTGACGGGGTGCTTAAGCGGCAACTTCAAAGTAGCTTCAGAGAATTGAGGCCTCGCATTAAACCGCCATACTGGGAAGGTCCGCATCGACTGTTCAACATACATGACGCAATGTATTTTGGTTCTTCCCGTGATTCCATAGGAATCCAAATTGCAGACTTGTGTAATTATTTTATTTTGAGACATCTAAAAGGTGAAAAAGATGAACTGTATGACATATTCAAGGAGTATGTAGTCTGCTCTAGTATCGAACCGGATTGGACAACATATAGACACCTGTTTGTGGAGCACCGATAGATGAAGCCAGGTAATGAATTCGAGAAATTCGATTCGACAATGCGAAAATTGATCAAGGTTTCGCATAGCGAGATCAAAGCCAAGCTGGACAAGGAAAGGTCGCTCAAGAAACGAATTCGTCATGCGAGTTCGTTCCACTACTTTCGAGTGGCAACGCTGTTCATCTTGGGGAAGGAGAAGCGGGCTGCTGGTCGAGCGTCGAGTAGTGGCATTCCAGCATCCATTGAACCGTGAACATGAGCACCAAGGTCGTTCCGCCTAGCCAGCGAGTCTGACTCAACCGGGCTGGCACTACGCCGTAGAGAACGCCTGCAATTTCCACGATCGGACGCAGCGCCGTCATCGGACCAAGGATCATGACGCTGGTCGCGGCCCGAATATCTGTGGAGGGAATCAGACGCAAGGTGAGGGTTCCCAGCACCAACACGGCGTATGGCACATACACGGTTAGCATTCGATTGCTCGCATGAATCAAATCATCGACGAGGACTTGCTTCTCTGCCGTCGCCAGCAACATCACCAGCAGAATCGCTCCGGAGATTGCGCATCCCGCCTGCGCGAAAATGATTCCTCGCTGTACCGCGCTGCGGTAGTAACTGGCTTTCTCGATCAGGGCACACCGGCCGGCAGCAACGCGGTACGCGCACAGTGCGCAGTCGGTGGTCGCGAGCAGGTACAGGACGAACAGCGTCATGCGGGTTCTCTCAGCCTCGCGGCCCTCCGCCCCAACTGGTTTCGCAAGGTGTCGAACATCGCGCTCTG is from Acidobacteriota bacterium and encodes:
- the uvrB gene encoding excinuclease ABC subunit UvrB — translated: MDFKLTSDYTPQGDQGTAIQSLTRGIFDREQHQVLLGVTGSGKTYTMAKVIEAANRPAIVMAHNKTLAAQLYHEFKSFFPHNAVEYFVSYYDYYQPEAYVPAADLYIEKESTINDELDKLRLSATRSLFERRDVLIVSSVSCIYGLGSPEAYYGMMLFLEKGQKIKRGDITRKLVDILYERTEGDFRRGTFRVRGDVIEVFPTYDDMAYRVEMFGDEVESLSQIDPLFGTVKHRYMRLPIYPKTHYVMKEETRESAVTSIKAELAWWEVELEKQGRAVEAQRIHQRVMYDLEMIKAMGYCHGIENYSRHFTGRLPGEPPPTLLDYFPRDFLLFIDESHQTVPQLHGMYHGDRSRKQTLVEYGFRMPSALDNRPLTFEEFEHRTNQLVYVSATPGPYELTKSAGVVVEQIIRPTGLIDPPVEIRPVKGQIDDLLHEIRRRAEINERVLVTTLTKRMSEDLTEYYGEVGVKCRYMHSEIETLERVKILRDLRKGEFDVLIGINLLREGLDLPEVSLVAILDADKEGFLRSAGSLIQTIGRCARNLNGRAILYADRMTDSMKKALDETNRRRAIQQAYNEEHGITPESIVRPLDMSLVAIIGADYTDLTGPEADGMPEFKSQEDLEAYIAKLESDMREAAKRFEFEKAAKLRDTIKDLRTKEFLFA
- a CDS encoding DUF4190 domain-containing protein; the protein is MFCDKCGTAVREGSKFCDQCGQAFAASPQQPIPPPVQPQAGGGETSGKALASMVTGIFGLLLFPIGIAAIVLGHMSRSEIRKSNGRLKGDGMATAGLVMGYGAFAIIPFILIIAAIAIPNLLRARMVANETAAVEGVRTINSAEITYHSTYPQTGFTCSLSDLGGIGTSTPAADHAQLIEDNLASGLKHGYRFELRNCVNSETEGKYQVVAYPVNARNTGTRAFCSDETQIVRVDVSGSADDCLSSGEPLQ
- a CDS encoding helix-turn-helix transcriptional regulator yields the protein MVGETVNPRGPNPREHAIIQLVAEGCKNREIADSLGTTEHVIKNYLRVIYDKLGLWNRVELALWYEARQYEQAYQA
- a CDS encoding DUF3800 domain-containing protein yields the protein MRLITPLKLMFLTYLDDSGSDRKSPVVLVGAVLIKDSIILEMETIGGLVIERFIPDDKKDDFVEFHAGELFHGKGIFEGIDEPSRHGAIAALLQQVARFKIPCIYSAVKKSVFVNGVLGSASPFDVAFRMCSLGVQRYLTTNNEHETALFLFDDTTDGVLKRQLQSSFRELRPRIKPPYWEGPHRLFNIHDAMYFGSSRDSIGIQIADLCNYFILRHLKGEKDELYDIFKEYVVCSSIEPDWTTYRHLFVEHR